A single genomic interval of Camelina sativa cultivar DH55 chromosome 11, Cs, whole genome shotgun sequence harbors:
- the LOC104721432 gene encoding uncharacterized protein LOC104721432, which yields MKLLLLLLAFCVLSLSRCEEKSVPYDYSATIECLEIPNKPQYNGGIIVNPDLQNGSQSWSQFGNAKVDFREFGGNKFVVATQRNQSIDSVSQKVYLEKGILHTFSAWLQVSVGNAPVNAVFKKNDEYKHAGSVVAESKCWSMLKGGLTVDESGPADLYFESANTTVEIWVDSVSLQPFTQEEWNSHHEQSIDKERKGAVKIKVVNEKGETVPNATITIEQRRLGFPFGCAVENNILGSQAYQNWFTKRFTVTTFGNEMKWYSTERVRGIEDYTNADAMLRFFKQHGVAVRGHNILWDDPKYQPGWVKSLSGNDLYNAVKRRVFSVVSRYRGQLASWDVVNENLHFSFFESKLGYKTSYNAFSMAHAFDPRTTMFMNEYNTLEQPQDQSSSPARYLQKLRELQSIRVAGNIPLGIGLESHFSTPNIPYMRSALDTLGATGLPIWLTEVDVDAPDNVRAKYFEQVLREGHAHPKVRGIVMWAGYSPSGCYRMCLTDGNFRNLPTGDVVDKLLREWGGFRSQTTGVTDANGFFEASLFQGDYVLNISQPSTKSKASYNFTLTPDDSSSSVSQPSIFVLPV from the exons ATGAAGCTTCTACTGCTGCTGCTTGCCTTCTGCGTTCTTTCTCTatcaa GGTGTGAAGAAAAGTCTGTCCCTTATGATTACTCGGCAACAATAGAG TGTCTAGAGATCCCTAATAAACCACAATACAATGGAGGGATCATCGTGAATCCTGACCTGCAAAATGGTTCACAGAGCTGGTCACAATTCGGAAACGCCAAAGTTGATTTCAGAGAATTCGGAGGTAATAAGTTTGTCGTTGCCACACAGAGGAATCAATCTATCGACAGCGTCTCACAGAAGGTTTACTTGGAAAAAGGAATTCTCCACACTTTCTCGG CCTGGTTACAAGTAAGCGTAGGAAACGCTCCTGTAAACGCCGTTTTCAAGAAGAATGATGAATATAAACATGCCGGTTCGGTTGTTGCTGAATCCAAATGCTGGTCCATGCTCAAAGGTGGTCTCACCGTTGATGAATCTGGTCCTGCCGATCTCTACTTCGAG AGCGCGAACACAACGGTTGAGATTTGGGTAGATAGCGTCTCTTTGCAACCTTTCACACAAGAAGAGTGGAACTCTCACCACGAGCAGAGCATTGACAAGGAAAGAAAAGGTGCCGTGAAGATCAAAGTCGTGAATGAAAAAGGCGAGACGGTACCAAACGCAACCATTACCATAGAACAGAGGCGACTCGGATTCCCATTCGGATGCGCGGTAGAAAATAACATACTTGGGAGTCAAGCATACCAAAACTGGTTCACTAAAAGATTTACCGTGACAACTTTTGGGAACGAGATGAAATGGTACAGCACAGAAAGAGTAAGAGGCATAGAGGATTATACGAACGCAGACGCGATGTTGAGATTCTTCAAGCAGCACGGCGTCGCTGTACGTGGGCACAATATTTTATGGGACGACCCTAAGTATCAACCTGGATGGGTGAAATCTCTCTCCGGTAACGATCTCTACAACGCCGTGAAACGTAGGGTTTTCTCGGTGGTATCGCGATACAGAGGCCAGCTTGCGAGTTGGGATGTTGTGAATGAGAATCTCCATTTCTCCTTCTTTGAGAGTAAGTTGGGTTATAAAACCTCTTATAACGCATTTTCGATGGCTCATGCCTTCGATCCACGGACAACAATGTTCATGAATGAATACAATACATTAGAGCAACCTCAGGATCAAAGTTCTAGTCCAGCAAGGTATTTGCAAAAGCTTAGGGAGCTTCAATCTATCCGGGTTGCTGGAAACATTCCTTTAGGGATCGGTCTTGAGTCTCATTTTAGCACTCCTAACATTCCGTATATGAGATCAGCTCTTGATACTCTTGGTGCCACTGGTTTGCCTATTTGGCTTACTGAGGTTGACGTTGATGCGCCTGACAATGTCCGG gcCAAGTATTTCGAGCAAGTTCTAAGGGAAGGCCATGCGCATCCAAAGGTGAGAGGAATAGTGATGTGGGCAGGATATTCTCCATCAGGTTGCTACAGAATGTGCCTCACCGATGGAAACTTCAGAAACCTACCCACCGGAGACGTCGTGGACAAACTGCTACGTGAATGGGGAGGGTTTCGCAGTCAAACCACAGGAGTCACTGATGCTAATGGATTCTTTGAGGCTTCACTTTTTCAGGGTGACTATGTCCTCAATATATCTCAGCCCTCCACCAAATCAAAAGCTTCTTACAACTTTACGTTGACTCCTGATGACTCCTCCTCTTCAGTGTCCCAACCATCTATTTTTGTCTTACCTGTTTGA
- the LOC104721433 gene encoding uncharacterized protein LOC104721433 isoform X1 — translation MISLYGRTMKNINDGFMLLLLWCLLHSGIAIDPFSQSDSLKTECVVNPPRSSKPQGLLQFSRSVEDDSDNEWNIDGNRAIREMVQRIHLHQGHIYSFSAWVKLREGNKNKVGVVFRTENGRLVHGGEVRAKQRCWTLLKGGIVPNVSGPVDIFFESDNEEAKISARDVSLKKFSKEEWKLKQDQLIEKIRKNKVRFEVTYQNKTTVKGAVISVEQTKPSFLLGCAMNFRILQSEGYRKWFASRFKITSFTNEMKWYTTEKARGQENYTLADSMLKFAEENGILVRGHTVLWDDPIMQPSWVQKVEDPNDLMNVTLNRINSVMTRYKGKLTGWDVVNENVHWDYFEKLLGANASSSFYNLAFKLDPDVALFVNEYNTIENRIDVTAAPIKVKEKMEEILAYPGNMNIKGAIGAQGHFSPTQPNLAYMRSALDTLGSLGLPIWLTEVDMPKCPDQEKYIEDILREAYSHPAVKGIIIFAGPEVSGFDKLTLADKDFINTKTGDVIDKLLKEWQQSSEISKIFMTDSENEEEDISLLHGHYNVNVRHPWMKNLSKSFSLEVTKEMGHRQVVKVVINA, via the exons ATGATTTCATTATATG gaaggacgatgaagaataTCAACGATGGCTTCATGCTTTTACTTCTCTGGTGTCTTTTGCATTCAGGGATTGCCATTGATCCTTTCTCCCAAAGCGACTCTCTCAAAACAGAG TGCGTAGTGAATCCTCCACGAAGCAGTAAACCACAAGGATTATTACAATTTAGCCGCTCTGTCGAAGATGACTCTGATAATGAATGGAACATAGATGGAAATAGAGCCATTAGAGAAATGGTACAGAGAATTCATCTTCACCAAGGACACATTTACAGCTTCTCTG CTTGGGTGAAGTTgagagaaggaaacaagaatAAGGTAGGAGTTGTGTTCAGGACAGAAAACGGAAGACTTGTTCATGGAGGTGAAGTTAGGGCGAAGCAAAGATGTTGGACTTTGCTTAAAGGTGGCATTGTCCCAAATGTTTCAGGTCCTGTAGATATTTTCTTCGAG AGTGATAACGAAGAAGCAAAGATATCTGCAAGAGATGTGTCGTTAAAAAAGTTCAGCAAAGAAGAATGGAAACTAAAACAAGACCAACTTATTGAAAAG ATAAGGAAGAACAAAGTGAGATTTGAAGTAACTTATCAGAATAAAACTACAGTAAAAGGCGCAGTGATATCTGTTGAACAAACCAAACCATCTTTCCTCTTAGGCTGCGCAATGAACTTTCGGATCCTACAAAGCGAAGGGTACAGAAAATGGTTTGCGTCACGGTTTAAAATCACATCCTTcaccaatgaaatgaaatggtaTACAACAGAGAAAGCACGCGGTCAAGAGAACTACACGTTAGCCGATTCAATGCTCAAGTTTGCGGAAGAGAATGGGATATTGGTTAGAGGCCATACAGTGTTGTGGGACGATCCAATAATGCAGCCAAGTTGGGTGCAAAAAGTAGAAGATCCAAACGACTTGATGAACGTGACACTGAACCGGATCAACTCGGTTATGACGAGATACAAAGGGAAGTTAACCGGGTGGGATGTGGTTAATGAGAATGTGCATTGGGATTACTTTGAGAAATTGCTTGGTGCAAACGCTTCTTCAAGTTTCTACAATTTGGCTTTTAAGCTTGATCCTGATGTGGCATTGTTCGTTAACGAGTACAACACGATAGAGAACCGTATAGATGTTACCGCAGCGCCGATTAAGGTGAAGGAAAAGATGGAGGAGATTCTTGCATACCCAGGAAATATGAACATTAAAGGAGCAATTGGAGCTCAAGGTCACTTTAGTCCAACTCAGCCTAACTTAGCTTACATGAGATCTGCATTGGACACTTTAGGCTCTTTAGGTTTGCCTATCTGGCTTACAGAGGTTGATATGCCTAAGTGCCCTGATCAG GAGAAATACATTGAAGACATTCTGAGGGAAGCGTATTCGCATCCCGCGGTGAAAGGCATCATAATATTTGCGGGGCCTGAGGTGTCTGGTTTCGACAAGCTGACACTTGCGGACAAAGACTTTATCAACACAAAAACAGGGGATGTAATTGACAAGTTGCTCAAGGAGTGGCAGCAATCTTCagagatttcaaagattttcatgactgattctgagaatgaagaagaagatatctcATTGTTGCATGGACATTACAATGTGAATGTCAGACACCCATGGATGAAGAACTTGTCCAAAAGCTTCAGTTTGGAGGTAACGAAGGAGATGGGTCACCGTCAGGTGGTTAAAGTTGTAATTAATGcttga
- the LOC104721433 gene encoding uncharacterized protein LOC104721433 isoform X2 has translation MKNINDGFMLLLLWCLLHSGIAIDPFSQSDSLKTECVVNPPRSSKPQGLLQFSRSVEDDSDNEWNIDGNRAIREMVQRIHLHQGHIYSFSAWVKLREGNKNKVGVVFRTENGRLVHGGEVRAKQRCWTLLKGGIVPNVSGPVDIFFESDNEEAKISARDVSLKKFSKEEWKLKQDQLIEKIRKNKVRFEVTYQNKTTVKGAVISVEQTKPSFLLGCAMNFRILQSEGYRKWFASRFKITSFTNEMKWYTTEKARGQENYTLADSMLKFAEENGILVRGHTVLWDDPIMQPSWVQKVEDPNDLMNVTLNRINSVMTRYKGKLTGWDVVNENVHWDYFEKLLGANASSSFYNLAFKLDPDVALFVNEYNTIENRIDVTAAPIKVKEKMEEILAYPGNMNIKGAIGAQGHFSPTQPNLAYMRSALDTLGSLGLPIWLTEVDMPKCPDQEKYIEDILREAYSHPAVKGIIIFAGPEVSGFDKLTLADKDFINTKTGDVIDKLLKEWQQSSEISKIFMTDSENEEEDISLLHGHYNVNVRHPWMKNLSKSFSLEVTKEMGHRQVVKVVINA, from the exons atgaagaataTCAACGATGGCTTCATGCTTTTACTTCTCTGGTGTCTTTTGCATTCAGGGATTGCCATTGATCCTTTCTCCCAAAGCGACTCTCTCAAAACAGAG TGCGTAGTGAATCCTCCACGAAGCAGTAAACCACAAGGATTATTACAATTTAGCCGCTCTGTCGAAGATGACTCTGATAATGAATGGAACATAGATGGAAATAGAGCCATTAGAGAAATGGTACAGAGAATTCATCTTCACCAAGGACACATTTACAGCTTCTCTG CTTGGGTGAAGTTgagagaaggaaacaagaatAAGGTAGGAGTTGTGTTCAGGACAGAAAACGGAAGACTTGTTCATGGAGGTGAAGTTAGGGCGAAGCAAAGATGTTGGACTTTGCTTAAAGGTGGCATTGTCCCAAATGTTTCAGGTCCTGTAGATATTTTCTTCGAG AGTGATAACGAAGAAGCAAAGATATCTGCAAGAGATGTGTCGTTAAAAAAGTTCAGCAAAGAAGAATGGAAACTAAAACAAGACCAACTTATTGAAAAG ATAAGGAAGAACAAAGTGAGATTTGAAGTAACTTATCAGAATAAAACTACAGTAAAAGGCGCAGTGATATCTGTTGAACAAACCAAACCATCTTTCCTCTTAGGCTGCGCAATGAACTTTCGGATCCTACAAAGCGAAGGGTACAGAAAATGGTTTGCGTCACGGTTTAAAATCACATCCTTcaccaatgaaatgaaatggtaTACAACAGAGAAAGCACGCGGTCAAGAGAACTACACGTTAGCCGATTCAATGCTCAAGTTTGCGGAAGAGAATGGGATATTGGTTAGAGGCCATACAGTGTTGTGGGACGATCCAATAATGCAGCCAAGTTGGGTGCAAAAAGTAGAAGATCCAAACGACTTGATGAACGTGACACTGAACCGGATCAACTCGGTTATGACGAGATACAAAGGGAAGTTAACCGGGTGGGATGTGGTTAATGAGAATGTGCATTGGGATTACTTTGAGAAATTGCTTGGTGCAAACGCTTCTTCAAGTTTCTACAATTTGGCTTTTAAGCTTGATCCTGATGTGGCATTGTTCGTTAACGAGTACAACACGATAGAGAACCGTATAGATGTTACCGCAGCGCCGATTAAGGTGAAGGAAAAGATGGAGGAGATTCTTGCATACCCAGGAAATATGAACATTAAAGGAGCAATTGGAGCTCAAGGTCACTTTAGTCCAACTCAGCCTAACTTAGCTTACATGAGATCTGCATTGGACACTTTAGGCTCTTTAGGTTTGCCTATCTGGCTTACAGAGGTTGATATGCCTAAGTGCCCTGATCAG GAGAAATACATTGAAGACATTCTGAGGGAAGCGTATTCGCATCCCGCGGTGAAAGGCATCATAATATTTGCGGGGCCTGAGGTGTCTGGTTTCGACAAGCTGACACTTGCGGACAAAGACTTTATCAACACAAAAACAGGGGATGTAATTGACAAGTTGCTCAAGGAGTGGCAGCAATCTTCagagatttcaaagattttcatgactgattctgagaatgaagaagaagatatctcATTGTTGCATGGACATTACAATGTGAATGTCAGACACCCATGGATGAAGAACTTGTCCAAAAGCTTCAGTTTGGAGGTAACGAAGGAGATGGGTCACCGTCAGGTGGTTAAAGTTGTAATTAATGcttga